ACTTGAGCGCCAGCACGTCGTCATAGACGTGACCATAGAGCTTGGCGCCGCGCGCCTGCTCGGCCATGAGGCGCTCGATGCGCACGATGCGCGCCCGGGCCTCGTTCTCGCTCACCCCGTCGAGGCCTTGCGCCAGCTCTTCCTGCAGGGCCGCCACCGGATCGGCGGTGTCGAGCTGCAATCGGTCGTACTCGGCGCAGGCGCTGTCGAAGAGCAGGCGCAGCCACGAGACGCGGTCAACGCGATAGATGCCGTTGCCGGGCGCGTCGAAGAACGGCGCCTCGTGGTTCGGCTCGAGCTTGTCGTGCAGCACGAAGGGCAGCACGTTGCGCAGATCGTCGAGCTCGACGCTGGCGTTTCCGCGAAACCAGGCGAGGGCTTTGGCGAATTCGAGGGCGCTCATGAGGGCCCGCACCGAGACGCCGTTGCGGGTCTGGGTGCCCAGATCGCGCAGGCGATCGCGGCCCGTCTCCTGCGCCGAGAGGGTGGCGAAGTCAGCGCCGGCGAGCTTCACGGTGTCTTTCGTGCGGTACTCGATCTGGGCCCCGCCGAGCTCGCACAGCTCGAACTGGCTCGCGAAGAACTCGAGCCTTCGTCGCAGCGGCGCGGGGAGCGTCACCTGCCGGATGGCGTTCTTCATGGCGTCCATCTCGGCCACGGTGAAGACGAGGCGCTGCGGCATCACCTGCTCGGGACGCAGCCCCTCCTCGACGCGCACCAGAAGGTCGCGAACGAACCGCGAGTTGAAGTGGAGCGCATGCACGGTCACGTCGATGCGATCGCGCAGGGCCTCGATCACCGCGTAGGTTCCCCCGCCGGCGTCGTCGTTGGCGGTGAGGTACCAGGCCGCCTCTGGACATTCGTAGGTGTGGTCGAGGATCTCGGCGTAGTTGTCGGCCAGCACGGTGAGCAGGGCGGATTGGGTGCGGGTGGGGATGCGGTTGTACTCGTCGATGATCTTGACCCGCATGCCGAGCCACTTGCGCCACGAGATGCGGATGTCGCTCATGCTCTGCGCACCGATGAGGTCTGCCGGAAGCGGGTTGCCGAGCAGGTCAGAGATGGTCATCTGCGGCTGGCCGTGCTGGATGGCGCGATGCACCTCATCGAGGGGATAGCCGGCGAGCAGTCCCATGAGCACCGCGCTGGCCGTCTTCCCGCGGCCCGGTCCGCCCACCAGCAGGCAGCGGCGGCGCACTGCGAAGTTGAGCAGCGGCAGCAGCACGAAGCTCGAATACGACTGCCCCGTGGGGAGCGTGACCACGGCTTTGCTGTCACCGATCTGGTAGCGCTGGGGAGGCGTGGTGTTGTACTCGATGTCGTAGTGGGGGCTGATGATGGCGTGGTTGACGATCCAGAAGTAGGCCTGACGCAGCTTCTCATCGAGACCCGTTGCCGTGTCGACCGGCTCGCCCGCGTCGATGGGCCCGCGGTAGAGGTCGGCCACGTCGAAGGTCTTGGGCCCGCCCGCGGCCGACGGGGGGCGCGTGGGGGCCTGGGAGACTCTCTGGAACAGGTTCTTCAGCACACGGGAGAGGTTCGGTTCAGGCCTGCGACAGGCCTGCCGAGGCCGCTTGTGGGCCTTGCGGCAGGCACGGGATCAGGGACGGGGTGTGACGTGCCGGCTCAGCGCACCTTCGAGCTGTGCAAGGGTGTCGATGGTCAGATGGGCAGGTGCGTCGTCGGCCGACGCCACGCTCAGCCCGGGCGATCCGCCGGCCATCGAGTGCGGGGAGCGCAGCCACACGGTGAGCATGCCGCGATCGCGGGCAGGGGGCAGGTTGCGTGGCGCATCGTCGACGAACAGGCAGGTGCTGGCGGGGGCGCCGATGGCGTCGAGCAGTCGCGCGTAGGCGTGCGGGTCGGGCTTGGGACGCAGGTCGGAGTGCCGGATGTCGAACACGTTCTCGAAGAGATCGTCGACGCCCAGCGCGGCGAGCACGCGGCAGGCGTATTCACGTGGGCTGTTGGTGAACACGTGTCGACGCCCAGGCAGCCGCAGCAGCATCGATCGCAGCGCTTCGTCTCGGGTCAGGAAGGCTTCGACGGGCACGTCGTGCACGTCGGCCAGAAACGCCTCGGCGTCAACATCATGGTTCACGATGAGTCCGCGCAGCGAGGTGCCGTACTGCTTCCAGTACTGCTTCTGCACGGCTCGGGCCTCGTCGGGGGGAAGCTGGAGGGTCTCGGCGACGCGACGGGTGATGCGCTCTGAGATCTGGGCGAACATTCCGTTGGTGGCCGGATAGAGGGTGTCGTCGAGGTCGAAGATGTAGTGCTCGATGTGCTGCATGAGGCGGCGAGACTTCGCGTGGATGGCGAGCCTTCCCTCTGTCGAGGTCGCTCAGCGAACGTTCCAGACTTCGGTGCCCATCTCTCGGCGCATGTCGATGTAGGCGTCGGTCCAGCGGCCTGTCTCTTCTCGGATGATGAAGGGCTCGGCATCTCGACGCTCGCCGCCGAACCCACAGACGAAGAGCGAGATGAGCGGGGGATGACCGTGGCGTGCCACCACGTCGCGGCGCTCGCGCAGGGTCAGGCCTGCGCGGGCGATGGCCTGCTCGGGGCGCGGGTCGGTGCCGGCGTGGCAGAGGCAGAACACGCCGTCAGGTCTCAGGTTCCGAGCAGCGGCCTCGCAGTAGTCGAACACATCTCCCCGCAGCTCGACCCTCGCGGCGGCGCGCTGCGGATGCGGGGACAGGGTGGCCTTCGACGCCGGGAAGTAGGGGGGGCTGCCCGTGATCAGCTCGAAGCGGGCCTCTCCCGCGAGCACGTGCGCGTCGCGGAGATCGCCCAGGCGGATGTCGACCCGATGTGCGAGGTCGTTGTGAATCACCGTCTTGCGCGCGAGCGACGCGCTGATCTCTTGCGCCTCAACGCCTATGAGGGTGGCCTCGGGAGCCATGCGCCACAGGGTGAGCAGGCCCACCGATCCGATGCCGCATCCCAGGTCGAGCAGACGGCGCGAACCGGGCCTCGCTCGCGCCGCTGTCCAGGCGGTGAGCACGTCATCGGCGGAGAACCGGTGCCCCCCTTTGAGCTGGTGGATGCGCCAGCTGCCAGCCAGGTGATCGAGGGTCTCGATGTCGACGTTGTCGGTCATGGAGAGTCTGGCGAGGCGCCCGTCCGGCGCCGTCGCGCGCCGACAGGGCTCAGACGCGCGCCAGCTGCGGGGCTTTGGCGTGCTCCACCGTGCGGCTGTCGTAGACCACGCTCGTGAGCTGGTTCATCTCGAGGATGTGGGTTCGCCCGTCGGTGTGTCGGTACTCGAGCTCGACGACCAGTGGCGACCCGAGCTTTCGTCGCCCCTCGAACGGGATGAACCCACTGGGTGCGAGTGCCACGAAATGACGGAGCTGCGCTTTGAACATGTCCTGTCCCACCCTCTCGGCCACACGGCCGCAGATTTCCTCATCGCGTCTCAGCGCGGGGTGCCCTCTGGGCCACACTGAGGCCGGCGCGGCCATGCACTGGGTGCCGGCACCGGCGAACGGCCACCAGCATAGCACACAACCTGGTCGTATGCACTAGGTCGGAAGACGTATTCTGGTCGGATCACCCGGGCCGGAGGTCACCTCGAGCACAGATCGGAGACGAGGAACTCGGGGTTCGGTCAAGAACACGACCGTATGCAGATGCGATCGTCGTCAACCCGTATCCGGTCAGTCGAGGCCGAGCCCCTCGATGTGCCCCTCATCGAGCCGTTTGTCATCGCCATCGGACGCCTGGACCAGGTGCGCAACGTGCTCATCACGGTGACGCTCGAGAATGGCGTCATCGGGTATGGCGAGGCGGCGCCACTCGAACCCATCAACGGCGAGAACCAGGCGACCGTTCTCGCGGTGGCGCAGACCCTGGGGCCGCTGCTCGTCGGGCGCGACGTGTCCGAGTGGCGCAGCCTCTCGACGTTCATGGCGGGCATCTTCGGCGCGCAGTGCGCCGCGCGCGCGGCCATCGAGATGGCCTTTCTCGATGCGCTCACCAAGACCATGGGAGTGCCGCTCTATACCTTCTTCGGAGGCGTGAAGGCCGAGGTCGAGACCGATATCAGCATTCCCATCGTCACGGCCGCGCATGCGCGTGAGCTCGCGGCGGCCATCGCCGCACAGGGCGTTCGCGTGATCAAGCTCAAGGTGGGAAGCGGCCTCGACGACGATGTGGCGCGCGCGCTGGCTGTCGCCCAGGGGGCCCCCACGTGCGCGCTCACCCTCGACGCCAATCAGGGCTACACGGCTTCTGAGGCGGTCGAGCTCGTGCGTCGGCTGCGCAACCACAACGTGCGCGTGCGCCTCTTCGAGCAGCCTGTCGCGCGCGATGACCTCTTCGGGCTGAAGTTCGTCACCGAGCAGTGCCGGGTACCCGTGGCGGCAGACGAGACCGTGGCCAGCGCGGCCGACGCGCTGCAGGTTGCGGCAACGCGCAGCGCCCACGTGGTGAACGTCAAGCTCATGAAGAGCGGCATCGTCGAGGCCATCGACATCGTGGCCGTCTGTCGCACGGGACACCTGGGGCTGATGATCGGCGGGATGATCGAGACCAAGCTCGCCATGTGCTGCTCCGCCCACTTTGCCGCGGGGAATGGCGGATTCGAGTTCGTCGATCTCGATACGCCGCTGCTGCTCGCCGAGGATCCGTTCGACGGGGGATGGGTGCGCGAGGGCGGGCGGTACCGCCTCGACCACATCACGGCCGGCATCGGGTGCTGGCCGCGCGGCCGTCCCCAGGGCACGCTCGCCTCGTAGCGGGGCGGGGAGGCGCCTCTTCTCAGCGCTCCCGTGTCTGTGTGGTTCCTCGTGTCACGCCGAACTGCTCGTGCACGCCGACGCATCGCACCACCTCGGGCGCTGTGATCTCTCCGCGTATGAGACTGCGGTAGGCATCGAGAACCCGGCGCGCCTCGTCTCTGTTCTCGCGCACGAACTCGACGCGCAGCACCCCCACCCCCCGGGCCGTCAGCACCGGAACCAGTGAGGCCGCGCTCTGCGCCAGTGCGTTGAACACCGTGTTGCGACATCCCACGTCGACGATGACCGGGTGCTCGAGCCCGACGCGGTCGCGCAGGGTGACCTCGTGCTTCTCGCAGGGGCGTCCGCAGGTTCGATGGTCGCGCCCCTCGCTCAGGGTGTTCGAGTAGACGCAGTGCTCGGTGTGGAAGGTGGGGATGTGGTGGTGCACCGTCACCGCAACGCGAGACGCCGGCACGTGCTCGAGCATCGACATCAGCTGCGTCTCGTCGAGATCGTGTGAGGCCGTGACCGTGTCGAGCCCGAGTGAGAGCAGGTGGGCGGCGGTGATGGAGTTGGTGACGTTGAGCGAGAAGTCGCCGTGCACTTGCGGACGGCGCACCTGTTCAGCGAAGTGCATCACGCCGGCCCAGTGCCGCACCAGCACCGCATCGGGGGCGAGCCTCTCGATGCGGCGGTCGTAGCTCTCCTCGCCCGGCTTCTGAACGCGCACGGTGGCGATACCCACGGCAAGGCCGGCCTCGCGCGCACGGGTGACGGCCTTGGCCAGTCCGACCATCTCCATCCAGTCGAGGGTGACCTCGTCGAGTCCGCTGTCGATGGCCGCTTCAAGCTGCGCTTCGGTGCGGCACAGGGGCACCAGACGTGTCGTTGCGCGGTCTGCGCGCCGCACCTCGATGGGCATCGCGGAGAGCCGTTCCGTGCGCAGATCAGCGACCTGCGGGCGCGGGTCGATGAGACGCCGCGGTCCCGCGTCGAGCACGGCGGTGAGTGCCGAGACGATCTCTCTTCTCAAGCCCTTCAGCTCGCCGATGGGCAGGAACAGGCCCGCGTCGAGGGCGCTCGCGTCGAGGGTCCCCAGTCGAAGGGGTGTGCCGCCGAAGGCGCAGAGTTTGTCGCGCAGCAGGGGCTCTGCCACGCCTTCGTTGCGTGACGCCTGCAGCGCGCTCGCGCTTCGCACCGAGATGGTCTCGAGAGCGAGGGCAGCCCTCGCCTTGCCGTCCTTGCCTC
This is a stretch of genomic DNA from Pseudomonadota bacterium. It encodes these proteins:
- a CDS encoding dipeptide epimerase yields the protein MRSSSTRIRSVEAEPLDVPLIEPFVIAIGRLDQVRNVLITVTLENGVIGYGEAAPLEPINGENQATVLAVAQTLGPLLVGRDVSEWRSLSTFMAGIFGAQCAARAAIEMAFLDALTKTMGVPLYTFFGGVKAEVETDISIPIVTAAHARELAAAIAAQGVRVIKLKVGSGLDDDVARALAVAQGAPTCALTLDANQGYTASEAVELVRRLRNHNVRVRLFEQPVARDDLFGLKFVTEQCRVPVAADETVASAADALQVAATRSAHVVNVKLMKSGIVEAIDIVAVCRTGHLGLMIGGMIETKLAMCCSAHFAAGNGGFEFVDLDTPLLLAEDPFDGGWVREGGRYRLDHITAGIGCWPRGRPQGTLAS
- a CDS encoding U32 family peptidase, with amino-acid sequence ALKAPEPEGRIVVDVRVQGRAGEPLEVTATVHLPWHDPARAAQGAPPDATSAVRADATSAGATPDESTARGKDGKARAALALETISVRSASALQASRNEGVAEPLLRDKLCAFGGTPLRLGTLDASALDAGLFLPIGELKGLRREIVSALTAVLDAGPRRLIDPRPQVADLRTERLSAMPIEVRRADRATTRLVPLCRTEAQLEAAIDSGLDEVTLDWMEMVGLAKAVTRAREAGLAVGIATVRVQKPGEESYDRRIERLAPDAVLVRHWAGVMHFAEQVRRPQVHGDFSLNVTNSITAAHLLSLGLDTVTASHDLDETQLMSMLEHVPASRVAVTVHHHIPTFHTEHCVYSNTLSEGRDHRTCGRPCEKHEVTLRDRVGLEHPVIVDVGCRNTVFNALAQSAASLVPVLTARGVGVLRVEFVRENRDEARRVLDAYRSLIRGEITAPEVVRCVGVHEQFGVTRGTTQTRER
- a CDS encoding SAM-dependent methyltransferase, whose translation is MTDNVDIETLDHLAGSWRIHQLKGGHRFSADDVLTAWTAARARPGSRRLLDLGCGIGSVGLLTLWRMAPEATLIGVEAQEISASLARKTVIHNDLAHRVDIRLGDLRDAHVLAGEARFELITGSPPYFPASKATLSPHPQRAAARVELRGDVFDYCEAAARNLRPDGVFCLCHAGTDPRPEQAIARAGLTLRERRDVVARHGHPPLISLFVCGFGGERRDAEPFIIREETGRWTDAYIDMRREMGTEVWNVR
- a CDS encoding pyrimidine 5'-nucleotidase, whose product is MQHIEHYIFDLDDTLYPATNGMFAQISERITRRVAETLQLPPDEARAVQKQYWKQYGTSLRGLIVNHDVDAEAFLADVHDVPVEAFLTRDEALRSMLLRLPGRRHVFTNSPREYACRVLAALGVDDLFENVFDIRHSDLRPKPDPHAYARLLDAIGAPASTCLFVDDAPRNLPPARDRGMLTVWLRSPHSMAGGSPGLSVASADDAPAHLTIDTLAQLEGALSRHVTPRP
- a CDS encoding ATPase, translating into MKNLFQRVSQAPTRPPSAAGGPKTFDVADLYRGPIDAGEPVDTATGLDEKLRQAYFWIVNHAIISPHYDIEYNTTPPQRYQIGDSKAVVTLPTGQSYSSFVLLPLLNFAVRRRCLLVGGPGRGKTASAVLMGLLAGYPLDEVHRAIQHGQPQMTISDLLGNPLPADLIGAQSMSDIRISWRKWLGMRVKIIDEYNRIPTRTQSALLTVLADNYAEILDHTYECPEAAWYLTANDDAGGGTYAVIEALRDRIDVTVHALHFNSRFVRDLLVRVEEGLRPEQVMPQRLVFTVAEMDAMKNAIRQVTLPAPLRRRLEFFASQFELCELGGAQIEYRTKDTVKLAGADFATLSAQETGRDRLRDLGTQTRNGVSVRALMSALEFAKALAWFRGNASVELDDLRNVLPFVLHDKLEPNHEAPFFDAPGNGIYRVDRVSWLRLLFDSACAEYDRLQLDTADPVAALQEELAQGLDGVSENEARARIVRIERLMAEQARGAKLYGHVYDDVLALKYMHQRYTNYLSWLQWSS